A single genomic interval of Lathyrus oleraceus cultivar Zhongwan6 chromosome 7, CAAS_Psat_ZW6_1.0, whole genome shotgun sequence harbors:
- the LOC127103026 gene encoding uncharacterized mitochondrial protein AtMg00810-like yields the protein MQVLVYKVKKMKMKYGVYVQHTSEGNMILVCLYVDNILLIGSCEHEIAKFKKVMMNEFEMPDLGNMTYFLTMEIMYSEKGITLHQLKYELELLKIFELLNYKVMVTPSKTNHKLDFDPEGDDVDATTFKQLVGSLRYPRGPISWCSKKQSVVDMSTCEAEYIVGVMAAGQVVWFLNLLQDLKIKLLLFIPTILDRSLALDLYSNIR from the exons ATGCAAGTGTTGGTGTAcaaggtgaagaagatgaagatgaagtATGGTGTATATGTTCAACATACTTCTGAAGGCAATATGATTCTAGTATGTCTGTATGTTGATAACATATTGCTAATAGGAAGTTGTGAACATGAAATAGCTAAGTTCAAGAAAGTGatgatgaatgagtttgagatgcCTGATCTAGGAAATATGACATATTTTCTGACGATGGAGATTATGTACTCTGAGAAGGGTATCACTTTGCATCAACTGAAGTATGAACTTGAACTTCTAAAGATATTTGAGTTATTGAATTATAAAGTTATGGTCACACCTTCAAAAACAAATCACAAATTGGATTTTGATCCTGagggtgatgatgtagatgctacaacttTCAAGCAGTTGGTTGGATCTCTGAG GTATCCGAGAGgtcctatttcttggtgttccaagaaaCAATCAGTTGTTGATATGTCAACCtgtgaagctgaatatattgtAGGTGTTATGGCTGCAGGTCAAGTTGTTTGGTTTCTGAATTTACTGCAGGATCTTAAGATCAAG TTACTTCTCTTCATCCCTACAATCTTAGATCGTTCCTTAGCCTTAGATTTAtatagtaacattagataa